The following are from one region of the Streptomyces tuirus genome:
- a CDS encoding peptidoglycan recognition protein family protein, with the protein MRVLRRRRGARRHSADGTPGIAGLPRAARVLLGCLPGVAAVVALFLCAHGVENAADTGPRAAPRSPATPYTAPRPPIEPRAHWLGDAARAQPRPRYDDRVAAVFIHHTDSPNGYDCADAPRIIRDVYTGQTGTRDWDDIGYNFVVDRCGTIYEGRAGGVERAVTGAHTQGFNHRTAGIAALGTFTEGMPVPQPMIRSIAALSAWKLGLTGTDPRSDVRLVSSNGLSRYAAGSTARLPALAGHNDGYMTSCPGAALHARLPEIRQLAARLQGRPDGPQRGHSERAAS; encoded by the coding sequence ATGCGTGTCTTGCGAAGACGGCGGGGCGCACGCAGGCACTCCGCCGACGGGACACCCGGCATAGCCGGCCTGCCGCGCGCGGCCCGGGTGCTGCTCGGCTGCCTGCCGGGCGTCGCCGCCGTCGTGGCGCTGTTCCTGTGCGCCCACGGCGTCGAGAACGCCGCGGACACCGGCCCGCGCGCCGCGCCCCGCTCCCCGGCCACCCCCTACACCGCCCCCCGCCCGCCCATCGAGCCGAGAGCGCACTGGCTGGGCGACGCCGCCCGCGCCCAGCCGCGCCCGCGCTACGACGACCGGGTCGCCGCCGTCTTCATCCACCACACCGACTCGCCCAACGGCTACGACTGCGCCGACGCGCCCCGCATCATCCGGGACGTCTACACCGGCCAGACCGGCACCCGCGACTGGGACGACATCGGCTACAACTTCGTCGTCGACCGCTGCGGAACCATCTACGAGGGCCGCGCCGGGGGCGTGGAACGCGCCGTCACCGGAGCCCACACCCAGGGCTTCAACCACCGCACCGCGGGCATCGCCGCCCTCGGCACCTTCACCGAGGGCATGCCGGTCCCGCAGCCCATGATCCGCTCGATCGCCGCGCTGTCCGCCTGGAAACTCGGCCTGACCGGCACCGACCCGCGCTCGGACGTCCGCCTGGTCTCCAGCAACGGCCTCAGCCGGTACGCGGCCGGCTCGACCGCCCGGCTGCCCGCCCTCGCCGGCCACAACGACGGCTACATGACCAGCTGCCCGGGCGCCGCCCTGCACGCCCGCCTGCCCGAGATCCGGCAGCTCGCGGCCCGGCTCCAGGGCCGGCCCGACGGCCCACAGCGAGGCCACAGCGAACGCGCAGCGTCCTGA
- a CDS encoding GntR family transcriptional regulator gives MTAPVIHSLREQIREHILEGIISGRWQPGERIVERRIATELEVSQTPVREALRELESLRLIESAPNKGVRVRNLTAADLEESYPVRAGLEAIAAELAAQGLAEDCSALEPHVSALYEADRSSDGTAQVRHTVAFHRELVRAAGNSVLLHTWEGLGIEVFTALSIRWLGTQQQSYAEEHEELVAAFKRRDPRIAELVKAHVLGCAPRA, from the coding sequence ATGACCGCGCCCGTCATCCACTCGCTCCGCGAGCAGATCCGCGAGCACATCCTGGAGGGGATCATCAGCGGACGCTGGCAGCCGGGTGAGCGGATCGTCGAGCGCCGGATCGCCACCGAGCTGGAGGTCAGCCAGACCCCGGTCCGCGAGGCCTTGCGCGAGCTGGAGTCCCTGCGCCTGATCGAGTCGGCTCCGAACAAGGGCGTGCGCGTCCGCAACCTCACGGCCGCCGACCTGGAGGAGAGCTACCCGGTCCGGGCCGGCCTGGAGGCCATCGCCGCGGAGCTGGCCGCCCAGGGCCTCGCCGAGGACTGCTCGGCACTGGAGCCCCACGTCAGCGCCCTGTACGAGGCGGACCGCAGCTCCGACGGCACCGCGCAGGTCCGCCACACCGTCGCCTTCCACCGCGAACTGGTCCGCGCCGCGGGCAACTCCGTGCTGCTGCACACCTGGGAAGGCCTCGGCATCGAGGTGTTCACGGCCCTGTCGATCCGCTGGCTGGGCACGCAGCAGCAGAGTTACGCGGAGGAGCACGAGGAGCTCGTCGCCGCGTTCAAGCGCCGTGACCCCCGGATCGCCGAACTCGTGAAGGCGCACGTCCTGGGCTGCGCGCCTCGGGCGTGA
- a CDS encoding helix-turn-helix transcriptional regulator — translation MRAARLIKMVLLLQSRPSMTAAELARELEVSERTVTRDAQALSEAGVPVYADRGRVGGYRLVGGYRTRLTGLHRGEAEALFLSGVPGALREMGLEDAASAARLKVSAALLPSLRDASRTASQRFHLDAPNWFKEPRTPALLPAVADAVWDDRRIGARYRRGEDEVVRELEPYGLVLKAGVWYLCARVAGGTSFRVYRIDRFTAVDADGERFEREPDFDLPAFWEERAEQFARSILRARVVVRLSPDGVRALPYALDAPSAREALADADAPDEDGWVTVALPVESEEVARTQLAALGPEVEVLAPRSLRERFAADAARLARLYRPGSGA, via the coding sequence ATGCGTGCTGCCCGGCTGATCAAGATGGTGCTGTTGCTGCAGTCCCGGCCCTCCATGACGGCCGCCGAGCTCGCCCGTGAGCTGGAGGTGTCGGAGCGGACGGTCACCCGGGACGCGCAGGCCCTGTCGGAGGCCGGCGTGCCGGTGTACGCGGACCGGGGCCGGGTCGGTGGCTACCGGCTGGTCGGCGGCTACCGGACACGGCTGACCGGGCTGCACCGCGGCGAGGCCGAGGCGCTGTTCCTGTCCGGTGTGCCGGGGGCGCTGCGCGAGATGGGCCTGGAGGACGCCGCCTCCGCGGCCCGGCTGAAGGTGTCGGCGGCGCTGCTGCCCTCCCTGCGGGACGCCTCCCGGACGGCATCCCAGCGGTTCCACCTGGACGCGCCGAACTGGTTCAAGGAGCCGAGGACGCCCGCGCTGCTGCCGGCGGTCGCCGACGCGGTGTGGGACGACCGGCGGATCGGCGCCCGCTACCGGCGCGGCGAGGACGAGGTCGTCCGGGAGCTGGAGCCGTACGGGCTCGTGCTGAAGGCGGGTGTCTGGTACCTGTGCGCCCGGGTGGCCGGGGGCACGTCCTTCCGGGTGTACCGGATCGACCGGTTCACGGCGGTGGACGCGGACGGCGAGCGCTTCGAGCGGGAGCCCGATTTCGACCTGCCCGCCTTCTGGGAGGAGCGGGCCGAGCAGTTCGCGCGGTCCATCCTGCGGGCGCGGGTCGTGGTGCGGCTGTCCCCCGACGGCGTGCGCGCCCTGCCGTACGCCCTCGACGCGCCGTCCGCCCGTGAGGCCCTGGCGGACGCGGACGCCCCGGACGAGGACGGCTGGGTGACGGTGGCCCTTCCGGTGGAGTCCGAGGAGGTCGCCCGCACCCAGCTGGCGGCGCTGGGACCGGAGGTGGAGGTGCTGGCTCCGCGGAGCCTGCGCGAGCGGTTCGCCGCCGACGCGGCCCGGCTGGCCCGGCTCTACCGGCCCGGGAGCGGCGCATAA
- a CDS encoding DUF4240 domain-containing protein has product MDETEFWELVDDAREASEGDPEEQADLLVDRLAQLDPDSVLDFARHFESRYNRAYRWDLWGAAWVLLDGASDDAFDFFRCWLIGQGREVFEGAVHDPDALADLLDDFDEEIDGDGEELGYAADEAYEQLTGVVAPDLEIAPAPPEPEGTPLDFENERLLAERYPRLWERFRG; this is encoded by the coding sequence ATGGACGAGACGGAGTTCTGGGAGCTGGTGGACGACGCCCGGGAGGCCTCCGAGGGCGACCCCGAGGAGCAGGCCGACCTGCTCGTGGACCGGCTCGCCCAGCTGGACCCGGACTCGGTCCTGGACTTCGCCCGTCACTTCGAGTCCCGGTACAACCGCGCCTACCGCTGGGACCTGTGGGGCGCGGCGTGGGTGCTGCTCGACGGGGCGAGCGACGACGCCTTCGACTTCTTCCGGTGCTGGCTGATCGGCCAGGGCCGCGAGGTGTTCGAGGGGGCCGTGCACGACCCGGACGCCCTCGCCGATCTGCTGGACGACTTCGACGAGGAGATCGACGGCGACGGCGAGGAGCTCGGCTACGCGGCGGACGAGGCCTACGAGCAGCTCACGGGCGTGGTCGCGCCCGACCTGGAGATCGCGCCGGCGCCCCCGGAACCGGAGGGCACACCGCTCGACTTCGAGAACGAGAGGCTGCTCGCGGAACGCTACCCCCGGCTGTGGGAGCGCTTCAGGGGCTGA
- the aceE gene encoding pyruvate dehydrogenase (acetyl-transferring), homodimeric type, which produces MTDPNAIQPSELDQLPDRDPEETAEWQASLDAVTKAAGPHRAAYLMRRTLERAEGAGIALPKLLETDYVNTIPTSAEPSVPGDEAMEQRITAWNRWNAAAMVTRGSKYGVGGHIATFASAAWLYETGFNHFFKGKEADGSGDQLYIQGHASPGIYARAFLDGRLSEEQLDNFRREAGGNGLPSYPHPRRLPWLWEFPTVSMGLGPLSAIYQARFNRYLANRGIKDTAGSHVWAFLGDGEMDEPESTAALALAAREELDNLTFVINCNLQRLDGPVRANFKIVQELEAQFRGAGWNVVKTLWGTAWDELFRLDTTGALVRRLRQVPDAQIQTYQTRDAAYIRQDFFGGDPALVEMAKLLTDDKILECFHLSRGGHEARKVFAAYKAAVEHTGAPTVILAQTVKGHTLGEGFASKNANHQMKKLSVDEFKNMRDLLELPIKDSDFVDGVVPYGHPGADSPEVRYLQERRAALGGPAPARRVHPVAPLPAPAEKAFASFDKGSGSQNVATTMAFVRLVKDLVRDKETGKRWVPIVPDEARTFGMESLFPSLGIYSPKGQTYEPVDRDQLMYYKEAKNGQILNEGITEAGSMADFIAASTSYATHGEAMIPFYIFYSMFGWQRTADQMWQLGDQLGRGFLVGATAGRTTLTGEGLQHADGHSPVIAATNPAALSYDPAFAYEVAAIVKDGLRRMYGEAAPGEDQDVFYYLTVYNEPMPQPAKPSVDGVDEGIVKGLYRFNTAESAGITPPANAPRIQLLGSGTAIHWALKAQAMLAEEWGVAADVWSATSWSELRRDALEADEALLRGEERVPFVRRALQGAEGPVLAVSDYMRQVPDQIAQWVEQDWSSLGADGFGLSDTREAARRHFGVDAESIVVAALAALAKRGEVKATAVKEAREQYGL; this is translated from the coding sequence ATGACCGACCCCAACGCCATCCAGCCGAGCGAGCTCGACCAGCTCCCGGACCGGGACCCGGAGGAGACCGCCGAATGGCAGGCCTCCCTGGACGCGGTCACCAAGGCAGCCGGGCCGCACCGTGCCGCATACCTGATGCGCCGCACGCTGGAGCGCGCCGAGGGCGCCGGCATCGCGCTGCCGAAGCTCCTCGAGACCGACTACGTCAACACCATCCCCACCTCCGCCGAGCCGTCCGTGCCCGGTGACGAGGCGATGGAGCAGCGGATCACCGCGTGGAACCGCTGGAACGCGGCCGCGATGGTCACCCGGGGCAGCAAGTACGGCGTCGGCGGCCACATCGCCACCTTCGCCTCGGCCGCCTGGCTGTACGAGACCGGCTTCAACCACTTCTTCAAGGGCAAGGAGGCCGACGGCTCCGGCGACCAGCTCTACATCCAGGGCCACGCCTCCCCCGGCATCTACGCCCGCGCGTTCCTCGACGGCCGGCTCAGCGAGGAGCAGCTCGACAACTTCCGCCGGGAGGCGGGCGGCAACGGCCTGCCCTCCTACCCGCACCCTCGCCGCCTGCCCTGGCTGTGGGAGTTCCCGACGGTCTCCATGGGCCTCGGCCCGCTGTCGGCGATCTACCAGGCGCGCTTCAACCGCTACCTGGCCAACCGCGGCATCAAGGACACCGCCGGTTCGCACGTGTGGGCGTTCCTCGGCGACGGCGAGATGGACGAGCCCGAGTCGACGGCGGCTCTCGCGCTCGCGGCCCGTGAGGAGCTGGACAACCTCACGTTCGTCATCAACTGCAACCTGCAGCGCCTGGACGGCCCGGTCCGCGCCAACTTCAAGATCGTGCAGGAGCTGGAGGCCCAGTTCCGCGGCGCCGGCTGGAACGTCGTCAAGACGCTGTGGGGCACGGCCTGGGACGAGCTGTTCCGGCTCGACACCACGGGTGCGCTCGTACGCCGTCTGCGCCAGGTACCGGACGCGCAGATCCAGACGTACCAGACCCGCGACGCGGCCTACATCCGGCAGGACTTCTTCGGCGGCGACCCGGCGCTCGTGGAGATGGCGAAGCTGCTGACCGACGACAAGATCCTCGAGTGTTTCCACCTCTCGCGCGGTGGTCACGAGGCGCGCAAGGTGTTCGCCGCGTACAAGGCCGCCGTCGAGCACACGGGCGCGCCGACCGTGATCCTGGCCCAGACGGTCAAGGGCCACACCCTCGGCGAGGGCTTCGCGTCGAAGAACGCCAACCACCAGATGAAGAAGCTCTCGGTGGACGAGTTCAAGAACATGCGCGATCTGCTCGAACTGCCGATCAAGGACAGCGACTTCGTCGACGGCGTGGTGCCCTACGGCCACCCGGGCGCCGACTCCCCCGAGGTCCGCTACCTCCAGGAGCGGCGTGCCGCCCTCGGCGGCCCGGCCCCGGCCCGGCGCGTGCACCCGGTCGCCCCGCTGCCCGCCCCCGCGGAGAAGGCGTTCGCCTCCTTCGACAAGGGCTCCGGCTCGCAGAACGTGGCCACCACCATGGCGTTCGTCCGTCTGGTCAAGGACCTGGTCCGCGACAAGGAGACGGGCAAGCGCTGGGTGCCGATCGTCCCGGACGAGGCGCGCACCTTCGGCATGGAGTCGCTGTTCCCCTCGCTCGGCATCTACTCGCCGAAGGGCCAGACGTACGAGCCGGTCGACCGTGACCAGCTGATGTACTACAAGGAGGCCAAGAACGGCCAGATCCTCAACGAGGGGATCACCGAGGCCGGTTCGATGGCCGACTTCATCGCCGCTTCGACGTCGTACGCGACGCACGGCGAGGCAATGATCCCGTTCTACATCTTCTACTCGATGTTCGGCTGGCAGCGCACGGCCGACCAGATGTGGCAGCTCGGCGACCAGCTCGGCCGCGGCTTCCTCGTCGGCGCCACGGCCGGCCGTACGACGCTGACGGGCGAGGGCCTGCAGCACGCCGACGGCCACTCCCCCGTGATCGCGGCGACCAACCCGGCGGCGCTGTCGTACGACCCGGCGTTCGCCTACGAGGTCGCGGCCATCGTCAAGGACGGTCTGCGCCGGATGTACGGCGAGGCGGCCCCGGGCGAGGACCAGGACGTCTTCTACTACCTGACCGTCTACAACGAGCCGATGCCGCAGCCGGCGAAGCCGTCCGTGGACGGGGTCGACGAGGGCATCGTCAAGGGCCTGTACCGCTTCAACACGGCGGAGTCGGCGGGCATCACGCCCCCGGCGAACGCCCCGCGGATCCAGCTGCTCGGCTCCGGCACGGCGATCCACTGGGCGCTCAAGGCGCAAGCGATGCTCGCCGAGGAGTGGGGCGTGGCGGCCGACGTGTGGTCGGCGACGTCCTGGAGCGAGTTGCGCCGGGACGCCCTGGAGGCGGACGAGGCGCTGCTGCGCGGCGAGGAGCGGGTGCCGTTCGTGCGCCGGGCGCTCCAGGGTGCCGAGGGCCCGGTGCTGGCGGTCTCCGACTACATGCGCCAGGTCCCGGACCAGATCGCGCAGTGGGTCGAGCAGGACTGGTCCTCGCTGGGCGCCGACGGCTTCGGCCTCTCGGACACCCGTGAGGCGGCCCGCCGCCACTTCGGTGTGGACGCCGAGTCGATCGTCGTCGCGGCCCTGGCCGCGCTCGCCAAGCGCGGCGAGGTCAAGGCGACGGCGGTGAAGGAAGCGCGCGAGCAGTACGGTCTGTAG
- a CDS encoding MarP family serine protease: MDLLDILLLLVVLAYAASGYRRGLVAGCVSLAGFVGGAVVGVWVLPWVMDLVEPGTTRATVTAVFTVLLPAVVGHELAGRLALRLRRELDRGPLRVADGVGGAVANSVAVLIVAWVAASVLGVSSSPLVTSAIRDSRLLGAVQRTMPDTTPAWFSGATSALTQAGFPQVFNPFENESTAEVAKPTGDSVTAAATDAAKRSTVKVEGVAGTQGREGSGFVYAREHVMTNAHVVAGIDEPTVQIGGVGRTYEARVVLFDPQKDVAVLYVPGLKAPVLRFDDDAERGDSAVVAGYPQDGDLNLQAATVAGRVRATGQNIYNDGTATREIYSIRSTVRPGNSGGPLLTTDGRVFGVVFARSTSDAETGYVLTADEVASDARSAARATTPVDTGEPTTS, translated from the coding sequence GTGGACCTGCTCGACATCCTGCTGTTGCTGGTCGTCCTGGCCTACGCGGCGTCCGGGTACCGGCGCGGGTTGGTGGCCGGCTGTGTGTCGCTGGCGGGCTTCGTGGGCGGTGCGGTCGTCGGCGTGTGGGTCCTGCCGTGGGTCATGGACCTGGTGGAGCCGGGCACGACGCGCGCGACGGTGACAGCGGTGTTCACGGTGCTGCTCCCGGCGGTGGTGGGGCACGAGCTGGCGGGGCGCCTGGCGCTGCGGCTGCGGCGGGAGCTGGACCGGGGGCCGCTGCGGGTGGCGGACGGCGTCGGCGGGGCCGTGGCGAACTCGGTGGCGGTGCTGATCGTGGCGTGGGTGGCGGCGAGCGTCCTCGGCGTGTCCTCGTCGCCGCTGGTCACCTCGGCGATCCGGGACTCGCGGCTGCTCGGCGCGGTGCAGCGGACGATGCCGGACACGACGCCGGCCTGGTTCTCGGGGGCCACGTCCGCGCTGACGCAGGCGGGCTTCCCGCAGGTCTTCAACCCCTTCGAGAACGAGTCGACGGCCGAGGTCGCCAAGCCCACCGGCGACAGTGTCACGGCCGCGGCGACCGACGCCGCCAAGCGGAGCACGGTGAAGGTCGAGGGCGTCGCGGGCACCCAGGGCCGCGAGGGCAGCGGGTTCGTGTACGCGCGCGAGCACGTGATGACCAACGCCCATGTGGTGGCCGGCATCGACGAGCCGACGGTGCAGATCGGCGGGGTCGGGCGGACGTACGAGGCGCGGGTGGTGCTGTTCGACCCGCAGAAGGACGTGGCCGTGCTGTACGTGCCGGGTCTGAAGGCCCCGGTGCTGCGGTTCGACGACGACGCCGAGCGCGGCGATTCGGCGGTCGTCGCGGGCTATCCGCAGGACGGCGACCTGAACCTCCAGGCGGCGACGGTCGCGGGCCGGGTGCGGGCGACGGGCCAGAACATCTACAACGACGGGACGGCCACCCGCGAGATCTACTCGATCCGCTCCACGGTCCGCCCCGGCAACTCCGGCGGCCCCCTGCTCACCACGGACGGCCGGGTGTTCGGCGTGGTGTTCGCGCGCTCCACCTCGGACGCCGAGACGGGCTATGTCCTGACGGCGGACGAGGTCGCCTCCGACGCGCGCAGCGCAGCGCGTGCGACGACCCCGGTGGACACCGGCGAGCCGACCACGTCGTAG